A portion of the Adhaeribacter radiodurans genome contains these proteins:
- a CDS encoding DUF2147 domain-containing protein, producing the protein MKNHLLLLVFILIMGSYRVLGQDTANTPVGTWTNEDKEAKFEIYKCGSKLCGKIVWLKEPIRDGKPKLDKSNPDRNLQNRPILGLVFMQNFSFEGDNKWDDGTIYDPKSGKTYSCYMKVLGKDKMEVKGYIGISLIGRTQNWTRVN; encoded by the coding sequence ATGAAAAACCATCTGTTATTGCTGGTGTTTATTTTAATAATGGGAAGCTACCGGGTACTTGGGCAAGACACTGCAAATACCCCGGTTGGAACCTGGACCAACGAAGATAAAGAAGCTAAGTTTGAAATATATAAATGTGGCAGTAAGCTCTGTGGTAAAATAGTCTGGTTAAAAGAACCTATACGCGATGGTAAACCCAAGTTAGATAAGTCGAACCCGGATAGAAATTTACAGAATCGGCCCATTTTAGGCTTGGTTTTTATGCAAAATTTTTCTTTTGAGGGGGATAACAAATGGGATGATGGTACTATTTACGATCCTAAAAGTGGCAAAACGTATTCGTGCTACATGAAAGTTTTAGGCAAAGATAAAATGGAAGTAAAAGGATATATTGGCATTTCTTTAATTGGCCGTACTCAAAATTGGACGCGGGTAAATTAA